One window from the genome of Paraconexibacter algicola encodes:
- the purM gene encoding phosphoribosylformylglycinamidine cyclo-ligase has protein sequence MTEPNQYAAAGVDTTQSDAGVGALVDVLKTIRLDRSSASVLPSGHYASVLRVAPNLGVALCTDGVGSKLVVAEQADRLETVGIDCIAMNVNDIVCVGAEPIAMVDYLAVEQADASALARIAQGLKTGAEDANIEIPGGELAVLPELIRGHPSPHGFDLCGTAIGTVALDQIVTGADIKPGDALIGVPSSGIHSNGYTLARKALLTDVRGDGALTFDDTPAQLGGASVVDALLEPTVIYVKAVVELLRSDVPVLGLAHITGGGLTNLLRLVGTRAGFTIEQPLPVPGIFTLIQERSDVPVHEMWEVFNMGCGFAVVVPQERADDAVALLAERHPGTARIGTVSDAAGTVAVPSLGVTGDKDGLRAA, from the coding sequence ATGACGGAACCGAACCAGTACGCGGCCGCCGGGGTCGACACGACCCAGTCGGACGCGGGCGTCGGCGCGCTCGTCGACGTGCTCAAGACGATCCGCCTCGACCGCTCGAGCGCCTCGGTGCTCCCCAGCGGCCACTACGCCAGCGTCCTGCGCGTCGCCCCGAACCTCGGCGTGGCCCTGTGCACGGACGGCGTCGGGTCCAAGCTCGTCGTGGCCGAGCAGGCCGACCGGCTGGAGACCGTCGGCATCGACTGCATCGCGATGAACGTCAACGACATCGTCTGCGTCGGCGCGGAGCCGATCGCGATGGTCGACTACCTCGCGGTCGAGCAGGCGGACGCGAGCGCGCTGGCGCGGATCGCGCAGGGCCTGAAGACCGGTGCCGAGGACGCGAACATCGAGATCCCCGGCGGCGAGCTCGCCGTGCTGCCCGAGCTGATCCGCGGCCATCCGTCCCCGCACGGCTTCGACCTCTGCGGCACGGCGATCGGCACCGTCGCGCTCGACCAGATCGTCACCGGCGCGGACATCAAGCCCGGGGACGCGCTGATCGGCGTGCCGTCGAGCGGCATCCACTCCAACGGATACACGCTCGCGCGCAAGGCGCTGCTCACCGACGTGCGCGGCGACGGCGCCCTGACGTTCGACGACACGCCCGCGCAGCTCGGCGGCGCCTCGGTCGTCGACGCGCTGCTCGAGCCGACCGTCATCTACGTCAAGGCGGTCGTCGAGCTGCTGCGCTCCGACGTGCCCGTGCTCGGCCTCGCGCACATCACCGGCGGCGGCCTGACGAACCTGCTGCGGCTCGTCGGCACGCGGGCAGGCTTCACGATCGAGCAGCCGCTCCCGGTCCCGGGGATCTTCACGCTCATCCAGGAGCGCTCCGACGTCCCCGTCCACGAGATGTGGGAGGTCTTCAACATGGGCTGCGGCTTCGCCGTCGTCGTGCCGCAGGAGCGCGCCGACGACGCGGTCGCGCTGCTCGCCGAGCGCCATCCGGGCACCGCGCGGATCGGCACGGTCTCCGACGCGGCCGGCACGGTGGCCGTGCCGTCGCTGGGCGTCACCGGCGACAAGGACGGCCTGCGCGCGGCGTGA
- a CDS encoding DUF4258 domain-containing protein, producing the protein MPFVSLQFNLEALRKLAERGLAQDDVVSLFRAERVVWTTNPNPRADNSRLVIGPTPAGRMITVVVDRDSDDHGRWHVMTAWDATPAQIKLFRKAG; encoded by the coding sequence GTGCCGTTCGTCTCTCTGCAGTTCAACCTCGAAGCGCTGCGCAAGCTGGCCGAGCGAGGCCTGGCACAGGACGACGTGGTCTCGTTGTTCCGTGCGGAGCGTGTGGTCTGGACGACCAACCCGAATCCGCGCGCGGACAACAGCCGGCTCGTCATCGGTCCGACGCCGGCAGGTCGGATGATCACCGTCGTGGTGGACCGCGACAGCGACGACCACGGCCGGTGGCACGTGATGACGGCATGGGACGCCACGCCGGCCCAGATCAAGCTCTTTCGGAAGGCGGGCTGA
- a CDS encoding DedA family protein, whose protein sequence is MTFLAAMYLVLGSITDPIVELAVDVVDKAGLPGIFAMMVAESACIPIPSEATFLFAGFNVERGEYSFVAVVAVGVFANLVGSWIAYAVGYYGRVDLLEKHGKKLHISKSHLEWSDRWFAKYGDAAVFFSRMLPIIRTFISLPAGVARMPFWRFTILTTLGCIPWIAGLTAIGVGASSKWEEWKDKLHYIDYVVVAIILVGGAYLAVRWYRNRSGGDGGAPVADAAA, encoded by the coding sequence ATGACCTTCCTCGCCGCCATGTACCTCGTCCTCGGATCGATCACCGATCCCATCGTCGAGCTCGCCGTCGACGTCGTCGACAAGGCCGGGCTCCCCGGGATCTTCGCGATGATGGTCGCGGAGAGCGCGTGCATCCCGATCCCGTCGGAGGCCACGTTCCTGTTCGCCGGGTTCAACGTCGAGCGCGGCGAGTACAGCTTCGTCGCGGTCGTCGCGGTCGGGGTCTTCGCGAACCTCGTCGGGTCGTGGATCGCGTACGCGGTCGGCTACTACGGGCGCGTCGACCTGCTGGAGAAGCACGGCAAGAAGCTGCACATCTCCAAGTCCCACCTGGAGTGGTCGGACCGCTGGTTCGCCAAGTACGGGGACGCGGCCGTGTTCTTCAGCCGGATGCTGCCGATCATCCGCACGTTCATCTCGCTGCCCGCCGGCGTCGCGCGGATGCCGTTCTGGCGCTTCACGATCCTCACCACGCTCGGCTGCATCCCCTGGATCGCCGGGCTCACCGCGATCGGGGTCGGGGCCTCCTCGAAGTGGGAGGAGTGGAAGGACAAGCTCCACTACATCGACTACGTCGTCGTGGCGATCATCCTCGTCGGCGGCGCGTACCTCGCGGTGCGCTGGTACCGCAACCGCTCCGGCGGCGACGGCGGCGCCCCGGTCGCCGACGCGGCCGCGTGA
- a CDS encoding undecaprenyl-diphosphate phosphatase → MSSATRALTPADAIGLGLLHGPAELLPISSSGHMTLVPWLLGRPYATELDPELRKAFEVALHAGTALALIVALRDEVGEAARGLDLRRVTLLVGSFVPPAVAGFTLERPIERRLGTPPTIAIGLLAGSAAMALADVRGATGRARDDAGPVDALLLGVGQACALIPGASRNGMTLAVARARGFDREDANVLSRHVALPIILGASALKGTRLARRGLPAGMAARFGLGVVASFVSTLASVRLIRQVERDRSLLPYAAYRTLLAGIVLRTARRRRTL, encoded by the coding sequence GTGAGCTCCGCCACGCGCGCCCTCACCCCCGCCGACGCGATCGGCCTCGGGCTCCTGCACGGGCCCGCCGAGCTGTTGCCGATCTCCTCCTCCGGGCACATGACGCTCGTGCCCTGGCTGCTCGGCCGCCCGTACGCGACCGAGCTCGACCCGGAGCTGCGCAAGGCGTTCGAGGTCGCGCTCCACGCGGGCACCGCGCTGGCGCTGATCGTCGCGCTGCGCGACGAGGTCGGGGAGGCCGCCCGCGGCCTGGACCTGCGTCGCGTCACGCTGCTCGTCGGCTCGTTCGTGCCGCCCGCGGTGGCCGGCTTCACGCTCGAGCGGCCGATCGAGCGGCGGCTCGGCACCCCGCCGACGATCGCGATCGGCCTGCTCGCCGGGTCGGCCGCGATGGCGCTCGCCGACGTGCGCGGGGCCACCGGTCGCGCCCGCGACGACGCCGGCCCCGTCGACGCGCTGCTGCTCGGCGTCGGGCAGGCGTGCGCGCTGATCCCCGGCGCGTCGCGCAACGGGATGACGCTCGCGGTCGCGCGCGCCCGCGGCTTCGACCGCGAGGACGCGAACGTCCTGTCGCGGCACGTCGCACTGCCGATCATCCTCGGCGCCAGCGCCCTGAAGGGGACCCGGCTGGCCCGGCGTGGCCTGCCGGCCGGGATGGCGGCGCGGTTCGGTCTCGGGGTCGTCGCCTCGTTCGTGTCGACGCTCGCGTCGGTGCGGCTGATCCGCCAGGTGGAACGCGACCGCTCGCTGCTCCCCTACGCCGCGTATCGCACGCTCCTAGCGGGAATCGTGCTGCGGACCGCGCGGCGTCGCCGCACCCTCTGA
- a CDS encoding alpha/beta fold hydrolase yields the protein MSASAVADAYGLADDPSWEDVRWEDHERSVRVRGARVAYVDLGPTDPDAPAAAPLVLLHGFGGCWQNWLPTIPPLARSRRVIGVDLPGFGASALPRDLPTPAAFARVVEALCEELDLGPVVLAGNSLGGLVATIVAGRSPDRVERLALLAPVGGAHIARVALEAGPKILGMQLDPVLRRTPLRSREHPLATLVHDPAALSPRLMRAALLPGAGKPGVPLAALGIGLQGVRHANLDGLLRRITAPTLLIWGLGDRLLPSRTAETFTRGIADARLVVLDDTGHVPQLERPRTVNRLLRQFADGS from the coding sequence GTGAGCGCCTCCGCCGTGGCCGACGCCTACGGGCTCGCGGACGATCCCTCCTGGGAGGACGTCCGCTGGGAGGACCACGAGCGGTCCGTCCGCGTGCGCGGCGCGCGGGTCGCCTACGTCGACCTCGGCCCGACCGATCCGGACGCGCCCGCCGCCGCCCCGCTGGTCCTGCTGCACGGCTTCGGCGGCTGCTGGCAGAACTGGCTGCCGACGATCCCGCCGCTGGCGCGATCGCGACGGGTGATCGGCGTCGATCTGCCGGGCTTCGGGGCGTCCGCGCTGCCGCGCGACCTGCCCACCCCGGCCGCGTTCGCGCGCGTCGTCGAGGCGCTGTGCGAGGAGCTCGACCTCGGCCCGGTCGTGCTGGCGGGCAACTCGCTCGGCGGCCTCGTCGCGACGATCGTCGCCGGACGGTCCCCGGACCGCGTGGAGCGCCTGGCGCTGCTGGCCCCGGTCGGCGGCGCGCACATCGCCCGGGTCGCGCTGGAGGCCGGACCGAAGATCCTCGGCATGCAGCTCGACCCGGTGCTGCGGCGCACGCCGCTGCGCTCGCGCGAGCACCCGCTCGCGACGCTCGTGCACGACCCCGCCGCGCTGTCGCCGCGGCTGATGCGCGCCGCCCTGCTGCCCGGGGCCGGCAAGCCGGGCGTGCCGCTCGCGGCGCTGGGCATCGGCCTGCAGGGCGTGCGCCACGCGAACCTCGACGGGCTGCTGCGCCGCATCACCGCGCCGACCCTGCTGATCTGGGGACTCGGCGACCGGCTGCTGCCCTCGCGGACCGCCGAGACGTTCACGCGCGGCATCGCCGACGCCCGGCTCGTCGTGCTCGACGACACCGGGCACGTGCCGCAGCTCGAGCGGCCCCGCACCGTGAACCGGCTGCTGCGCCAGTTCGCCGACGGCAGCTGA
- a CDS encoding Uma2 family endonuclease, translating into MRAAPRMTTAEFLALPETPDGSRLELLDGEVLAMNPPSRAHQRVALRVASALLVWTDAATGRGEVLPEIGVDPGSASILVPDIQRFAAGRDLPADARAWPVGDLVVEVRSESTARYDREVKRERYLEAGAREVWLVDPLTAAVVVTRPGEPDALLGPGETLTSPLLPGFSLPLARLRVD; encoded by the coding sequence ATGCGCGCCGCACCACGCATGACGACCGCGGAGTTCCTCGCACTTCCCGAGACCCCGGACGGTTCGCGACTCGAGCTCCTCGACGGTGAGGTGCTCGCGATGAACCCGCCGAGCCGGGCGCATCAGCGCGTCGCGCTCCGTGTGGCCTCCGCCCTCCTGGTCTGGACCGACGCCGCGACCGGCCGCGGCGAGGTGCTCCCCGAGATCGGCGTCGATCCGGGGTCGGCCAGCATCCTGGTTCCCGACATCCAAAGGTTCGCCGCCGGCCGTGACCTGCCGGCGGATGCGCGCGCGTGGCCGGTCGGCGACCTCGTCGTCGAGGTCCGCTCGGAGAGCACGGCGCGCTACGACCGCGAGGTCAAGCGCGAGCGCTACCTCGAGGCCGGCGCCCGCGAGGTGTGGCTCGTCGACCCGCTCACCGCGGCGGTCGTCGTCACCCGTCCCGGCGAGCCGGACGCCCTGCTCGGTCCCGGCGAGACGCTGACGTCGCCGCTCCTCCCCGGGTTCTCGCTGCCGCTCGCCCGGCTGCGCGTCGACTGA
- a CDS encoding flagellin encodes MSLRIQNNVEALGAWNKLNHTTGETSKSMERLSSGYRINRAADDAAGLGISEKMRGQIRGLAQAQRNVQDGVSLVQTAEGSLDEVHSMLQRVRELAVQYKNGSLSQASRDAIQTEVNQLASEVERIGAAAEFNGIKLLNATGSVTFQVGANDGETISVATISLGSTVGATFASLTQAGTADISEIDAAITAVSSARATFGAVQNRMDHALGAAATAQENLVAAESRIRDVDMAEEMVKFTKNQILSQAGTAMLAQANQAPQGVLSLLR; translated from the coding sequence ATGTCCCTTCGCATCCAGAACAACGTCGAGGCCCTCGGCGCGTGGAACAAGCTCAACCACACCACGGGCGAGACCTCGAAGAGCATGGAGCGCCTGAGCTCCGGCTACCGGATCAACCGTGCGGCGGACGACGCCGCCGGCCTCGGCATCTCGGAGAAGATGCGCGGCCAGATCCGCGGCCTGGCCCAGGCCCAGCGCAACGTGCAGGACGGCGTGTCGCTGGTCCAGACCGCTGAGGGCTCGCTCGACGAGGTCCACAGCATGCTCCAGCGCGTCCGCGAGCTGGCGGTGCAGTACAAGAACGGCTCGCTGTCGCAGGCGTCCCGTGACGCGATCCAGACGGAGGTCAACCAGCTGGCCTCCGAGGTCGAGCGCATCGGCGCCGCGGCCGAGTTCAACGGCATCAAGCTGCTGAACGCGACCGGCTCGGTGACCTTCCAGGTCGGCGCCAACGACGGGGAGACCATCTCGGTCGCCACGATCAGCCTCGGCAGCACCGTCGGCGCCACGTTCGCGTCCCTGACGCAGGCGGGCACCGCGGACATCTCGGAGATCGACGCGGCCATCACCGCGGTCTCCTCGGCCCGTGCCACGTTCGGCGCGGTCCAGAACCGCATGGATCACGCGCTGGGTGCCGCCGCCACGGCCCAGGAGAACCTCGTCGCCGCGGAGTCCCGCATCCGCGACGTCGACATGGCGGAGGAGATGGTCAAGTTCACGAAGAACCAGATCCTCAGCCAGGCCGGTACGGCGATGCTCGCCCAGGCCAACCAGGCGCCGCAGGGCGTCCTGAGCCTGCTGCGCTAG
- a CDS encoding ribbon-helix-helix protein, CopG family has translation MGEVHDHDPNAFDEALADAEVHVSKGSPDILVTVTVPVDAGTLDALTERADREGRNVEQIVADALRAAAA, from the coding sequence ATGGGCGAGGTCCACGATCACGATCCAAACGCGTTCGACGAGGCGCTCGCCGACGCGGAGGTTCACGTCTCAAAGGGAAGCCCGGACATCCTTGTGACGGTCACGGTGCCCGTCGACGCCGGCACGCTGGACGCGCTGACAGAACGCGCCGACCGGGAGGGTCGCAACGTCGAGCAGATCGTCGCCGACGCTCTTCGCGCCGCAGCGGCCTGA
- the flhA gene encoding flagellar biosynthesis protein FlhA, translating into MTTTLSRIGKYSDLAAAAVVVLIVVMLVVPLPPALLDLAITLNISLALAIVVATLYIPRALDFSAFPSLLLLTTLFRLAINVSVTRLILLEGDAGHVVEAFGNFVVGGNVVVGLVIFLVLIVIQFVVVTNGAGRVAEVGARFTLDAMPGKQMAIDADLNAGQITEEQARQRRQDISKEADFYGAMDGASKFVKGDAIAAVLITLINLVGGIIVGVMQQGMPFGEAAQHFSLLTIGDGLAAQIPALLISVATGIIVTRAASDQDLGSDIAGQLSSQSKAPMVAGVVVCCFALVPGLPKLPFLVIGCIFFFAGRALMKADAEKAQADEQEAAAAALAPAPVASPREQALEAIGMDALELCIGFGLVPLVSASAGGAEAGAPGAPRGALLQRVGAVRRQIAGEVGTIIPSVRIHDEVGLGSHEYVMKVRGSIVGRGRITPGHQLAMDPGDAVGTLDGIPTTEPAFGLPAVWIPDMARAEAEALGYTVVDAESVIVTHLTETIRRHVAELLTRQDTRALLDRLQESNAAVVEEVVPDLLSVGELQRVLQALLREGVSIRDLGAIVEAAGDRARITRDPDLLAEYARQALGRTIVAPYLDEEQRLRAIALDPAIEMEVSESIAQTADGEYLAMNPDRAADLVRSLGDQVDAAIARGRRPVLLCSSRVRRHLRRLCEQALPQLSVCAYNEIAPGINVETIGVVTA; encoded by the coding sequence GTGACCACCACCCTCTCCCGCATCGGGAAGTACTCGGACCTCGCCGCCGCCGCGGTCGTCGTCCTCATCGTCGTGATGCTCGTGGTGCCGCTCCCACCGGCGCTGCTGGACCTCGCGATCACGCTGAACATCTCGCTCGCCCTCGCGATCGTCGTCGCGACGCTCTACATCCCGCGCGCGCTCGACTTCAGCGCCTTCCCGTCGCTGCTGCTGCTCACCACCCTGTTCCGGCTGGCGATCAACGTCAGCGTCACCCGCCTGATCCTGCTCGAAGGGGACGCCGGGCACGTCGTCGAGGCGTTCGGCAACTTCGTCGTCGGCGGCAACGTGGTCGTCGGCCTCGTCATCTTCCTCGTCCTCATCGTCATCCAGTTCGTCGTCGTCACCAACGGCGCCGGCCGCGTCGCCGAGGTCGGGGCGCGGTTCACGCTCGACGCGATGCCCGGCAAGCAGATGGCGATCGACGCCGACCTCAACGCCGGCCAGATCACCGAGGAGCAGGCCCGCCAGCGCCGCCAGGACATCTCCAAGGAGGCGGACTTCTACGGCGCGATGGACGGCGCCTCGAAGTTCGTCAAGGGCGACGCGATCGCCGCCGTCCTGATCACACTGATCAACCTCGTCGGCGGCATCATCGTCGGCGTCATGCAGCAGGGCATGCCGTTCGGGGAGGCCGCCCAGCACTTCTCCCTGCTGACGATCGGCGACGGCCTCGCCGCGCAGATCCCCGCGCTGCTGATCTCCGTCGCCACCGGAATCATCGTCACGCGCGCCGCGTCCGACCAGGACCTCGGCTCCGACATCGCCGGGCAGCTCTCCTCGCAGAGCAAGGCCCCGATGGTCGCGGGCGTAGTCGTCTGCTGCTTCGCGCTCGTCCCCGGGCTGCCGAAGCTGCCGTTCCTCGTGATCGGCTGCATCTTCTTCTTCGCCGGGCGCGCCCTGATGAAGGCCGACGCCGAGAAGGCGCAGGCCGACGAGCAGGAGGCCGCCGCCGCCGCGCTCGCTCCCGCGCCCGTCGCGTCCCCGCGCGAGCAGGCGCTCGAGGCGATCGGCATGGACGCCCTGGAGCTCTGCATCGGCTTCGGGCTCGTGCCGCTCGTGTCCGCCAGCGCCGGCGGCGCGGAGGCCGGCGCGCCCGGCGCGCCGCGTGGCGCGCTGCTGCAGCGGGTCGGCGCCGTCCGCCGCCAGATCGCCGGCGAGGTCGGGACGATCATCCCGTCGGTCCGCATCCACGACGAGGTCGGGCTCGGCTCCCACGAGTACGTCATGAAGGTCCGCGGCTCGATCGTCGGCCGCGGTCGCATCACCCCCGGCCACCAGCTCGCGATGGACCCGGGCGACGCGGTCGGCACGCTCGACGGCATCCCGACCACCGAGCCCGCCTTCGGCCTGCCCGCCGTCTGGATCCCGGACATGGCGCGCGCCGAGGCCGAGGCGCTCGGCTACACGGTCGTGGACGCCGAGTCCGTGATCGTCACGCACCTCACCGAGACGATCCGCCGGCACGTCGCCGAGCTCCTCACCCGCCAGGACACCCGCGCGCTCCTCGACCGCCTGCAGGAGAGCAACGCCGCCGTCGTCGAGGAGGTCGTCCCCGACCTGCTCAGCGTCGGCGAGCTGCAGCGCGTCCTGCAGGCGCTGCTGCGCGAAGGCGTCTCGATCCGCGACCTCGGCGCGATCGTCGAGGCGGCCGGCGACCGGGCGCGCATCACCCGCGACCCCGACCTGCTCGCCGAGTACGCGCGGCAGGCGCTGGGCCGCACGATCGTCGCGCCCTACCTCGACGAGGAGCAGCGGCTGCGCGCGATCGCGCTGGACCCGGCGATCGAGATGGAGGTCAGCGAGTCGATCGCCCAGACCGCCGACGGCGAGTACCTCGCGATGAACCCGGACCGGGCCGCCGACCTCGTGCGCTCGCTCGGCGACCAGGTGGACGCGGCGATCGCCCGCGGCCGCCGCCCCGTCCTGCTGTGCTCGTCGCGCGTGCGACGGCACCTGCGGCGCCTGTGCGAGCAGGCGCTCCCCCAGCTGTCCGTGTGCGCGTACAACGAGATCGCGCCCGGCATCAACGTCGAGACGATCGGAGTCGTGACCGCATGA
- a CDS encoding glycosyltransferase family 2 protein has product MTPLISVLVPLPPSPAAALAALEAIAGLPEAPAHEVLLLVDAGGTLDDLLARVAGDVEVVRVDHRTGLAGAIAAGTARAAAPTVGLVRDAAHVTPGWLAALHHALDADPALAVATAVTAEDPGGTSPVAALALACRREALGRAVAAGVLAARGRIADDLVLPALCVALAADGRVEPVPRAVVQRVGGRTAAAAARGAWKYGAAPELTVVIPTLDAAGDRLRACVRALQQHTDAPHEIVVVDNGSPPQGFTAPVNAGLRAGRGTYLVVCNDDVEVLPGWWPPLRARLTVGSGGEIPPAEVVFPMTVDGAMREDFAAWCFALHRGTLDRHGVAPGEFLDPGLKVWYQDTDLLARLRAAGVPPVLVRESRIRHGLSETVGTADPSLRAWIDAQIARDRAAFEARHGSSVPGAAR; this is encoded by the coding sequence ATGACCCCGCTCATCTCGGTCCTCGTCCCGCTCCCGCCGTCCCCCGCCGCCGCGCTCGCCGCGCTCGAGGCGATCGCCGGCCTGCCCGAGGCGCCCGCCCACGAGGTCCTGCTCCTCGTCGACGCCGGCGGCACCCTCGACGACCTCCTCGCGCGCGTCGCGGGTGACGTCGAGGTCGTCCGCGTCGACCACCGCACCGGCCTGGCCGGGGCGATCGCGGCCGGGACCGCCCGGGCCGCCGCGCCGACCGTCGGGCTCGTGCGCGACGCAGCGCACGTGACGCCCGGCTGGCTCGCCGCGCTCCACCACGCCCTCGACGCCGACCCGGCGCTCGCGGTCGCCACCGCGGTCACCGCGGAGGACCCGGGCGGCACCTCCCCCGTCGCGGCGCTCGCGCTCGCCTGCCGCCGCGAGGCCCTGGGCCGCGCGGTCGCGGCCGGGGTCCTCGCCGCCCGCGGCCGGATCGCCGACGACCTCGTCCTGCCCGCCCTGTGCGTGGCGCTCGCCGCCGACGGCCGCGTCGAGCCCGTCCCGCGCGCCGTCGTGCAGCGCGTCGGCGGCCGCACCGCCGCGGCGGCCGCGCGCGGCGCCTGGAAGTACGGCGCCGCCCCCGAGCTCACCGTCGTGATCCCGACGCTCGACGCCGCCGGGGACCGCCTGCGCGCGTGCGTGCGCGCGCTGCAGCAGCACACCGACGCGCCGCACGAGATCGTCGTCGTCGACAACGGCTCCCCGCCCCAGGGCTTCACCGCCCCGGTCAACGCCGGACTGCGCGCCGGCCGCGGCACCTACCTCGTGGTCTGCAACGACGACGTCGAGGTCCTGCCCGGCTGGTGGCCGCCGCTGCGCGCCCGCCTGACCGTCGGCAGCGGCGGCGAGATCCCGCCCGCCGAGGTCGTCTTCCCGATGACCGTGGACGGCGCGATGCGCGAGGACTTCGCCGCCTGGTGCTTCGCGCTGCACCGCGGCACGCTCGACCGCCACGGCGTCGCGCCCGGCGAGTTCCTCGATCCCGGCCTGAAGGTCTGGTACCAGGACACCGACCTGCTCGCGCGCCTGCGGGCCGCGGGCGTCCCACCGGTCCTCGTGCGCGAGTCGCGGATCCGCCACGGCCTCAGCGAGACCGTCGGGACCGCCGACCCGTCGCTGCGCGCGTGGATCGACGCGCAGATCGCGCGCGACCGCGCGGCGTTCGAGGCGCGGCACGGCAGCAGCGTCCCCGGCGCCGCCCGCTGA
- a CDS encoding CHAP domain-containing protein: MSLEAVIARVGELQQLVDPRLRAATAAPPAAAATATRAALGSGTAGTTAFQQQLAAAAGSWTPGVGTQPAVLAATAVPGGASATGARRVQIAAAELGVTEQPPGSNDSPRIAEYRAAMRGAPGVGPWCAYFTSWVAQQAGTPLGETGQGFASVDAVYAWAQRTGRAVPNSASAPARPQPGDLIVWDEHIGLVESVAADGTVHTIEGNSSDQVIRRQHAAGSALGYVRLG, translated from the coding sequence ATGAGCCTGGAAGCCGTGATCGCCCGCGTCGGGGAGCTGCAGCAGCTCGTCGACCCGCGGCTGCGCGCGGCGACCGCGGCGCCGCCCGCCGCCGCGGCCACCGCCACCCGGGCCGCGCTCGGCTCCGGGACGGCGGGGACGACCGCCTTCCAGCAGCAGCTCGCGGCCGCCGCCGGCTCCTGGACGCCGGGGGTCGGCACCCAGCCGGCCGTCCTCGCCGCGACCGCCGTGCCGGGCGGCGCGTCCGCCACCGGCGCGCGGCGCGTGCAGATCGCCGCCGCCGAGCTCGGGGTGACCGAGCAGCCGCCGGGCTCCAACGACTCGCCGCGGATCGCCGAGTACCGCGCCGCGATGCGCGGCGCTCCCGGGGTCGGCCCGTGGTGCGCGTACTTCACGAGCTGGGTGGCCCAGCAGGCGGGCACGCCGCTGGGGGAGACCGGGCAGGGCTTCGCGTCCGTCGACGCGGTCTACGCGTGGGCGCAGCGGACCGGCCGTGCCGTGCCGAACAGCGCGAGCGCCCCGGCCCGCCCGCAGCCCGGCGACCTGATCGTCTGGGACGAGCACATCGGCCTCGTCGAGTCCGTCGCCGCGGACGGCACGGTGCACACGATCGAGGGCAACTCCTCCGACCAGGTCATCCGCCGCCAGCACGCCGCCGGCTCCGCGCTCGGGTACGTGCGACTCGGATAG